The stretch of DNA TTTCCGGTTCACAATAAATTCTGGTTCCGAACCCCGCATAACATACAGCCTTGAAGAGTATGAAACATGGTGAATGTATTTCCGAAGCCGATTATTCGGACGATGTCAGCGTCATGGCCGAACCGTCTTCATTGATATTGAGACTCATTCGCAATAGATGTAAAAAAAAACGAGATCAATCCTTTTTTCGACATTCGCCGCAGTATCCCCGAATACTCAGATGGTGTTCAACCGCAGTGAACATGTTTTTTCTGCATATCTCATCCTGAAGTTTTTCGATTCTGTCTTCGGAGAATTCAATAATTTTCCCGCACTGTATACAGACAAGGTGGTCGTGATGTTTACGACCATATGCATGTTCGTACCTGGTAGCACCGGTACAGTCCAGCGTTTCCTGAATTATATGGCTTTCGAGAAGCAGGGGTATGATCCTGTATACCGTGGCCCGTGAAATGTGCGCATTTTTCCTGCGCAGGTTGTCATACAGGTCCTCGACATAGAAATGACCGTCAAGCGCGGTCACCGCATTCAGAATCATCGCACGGGAGCCGGTATATTTCAGGCCGTTTGCCTGAAGGTATTCCCTGAATTTTATTTCCGCAGAAACCATGTGCCTTCTTTTGGTTGCGAATGAGTCTCAATTGCAATTATAACTCCTTCATTCCCGTTTGTCAAGTTCAAATTTCAATTTCTTCTCCGATTCAGTTTGAGAAACAGCGGGATAGGTATTATCCGGAATTCCGGAAGCGGGCCAACGCAGCATAATCGGGCGCGCGCCTCCCGTTGAAAAAGCCGCACGCAGCCTGATACATGATATCCCTCAGCCAGAGACGCCCGTAGGCGCGGTCTCTGACGAACCTACCGAGAAGGTCGTACGGCCGCCGTGTCAGGTCGAGAAGCGGGCCGATCAGCTCCGCCGGGTCACGAAAGCACTCCCATTCGCATGCCCGGCAACAGGATTTGGTGCGGGCAAGCTTCGCGAGGTTCAGTTCCCAGAATTTACCCAGGTTTTCACCGCCGCGGAATCCGCATGGATATGTGTCAACACCGGATGCGTCGATGAAGAAGTAGTGGGTGCCGCCGGGACAGGGAAATCCGCCGGGAACGCCGGTTTCAAAGGAGAGACGCAGGACATGCAGGCACGACAGGGGAGTGAATATCCTGATATACCGCCGAAACGCGGGTATAACTGTCGAGAGAGCCCTGAAAAGAGCCGCCTTTTCCTTTCCCGAAAAACGAACCGACAGATCGGCGCTGGAGGCACCGTATACAGCGTCGAGGCCGTTTCCACCGCTCTGGATGCTCATGGGATAGCAGGCATTGGCGGTGGTGAAACCGAGGTCGATAACAGACCGGTAAAACCGTGAGAACGACCGGGTAAAGTACTCCTCGAACCAATCCGGATCGCTCTCCGCCCGGGGCCGGAAGCGTTCTTCGTCCCACCATCCGCCGATATGGCGGTTGATGCCGAGGTTCACGGCGGGATAAATGCCGCGCTCATGGAAAATCGGCAACGCCTTTTCGATGCCCCGGATGACACCGGGGAGTCCCCGCATTTTCTCGTGAACCTCCGGTTCCGCTGAATCGACACTGATCCAGAATGTATAGAGAGATGTCGCGGCGAGGGAGTCCGCCAGCGATTCGATTCGCTTTCGCCAGCCTTCGGAATCATGATGCATGAAAAGAAACCCGTTCGTGCCGGTCCGCAGGTAAGGAATCCCCGCCCTGCCTGCGCAAGCGAGCAGTTCGATGATGTCGTTCGAAAACAGGAGCGGTTCTCCCCCCGTAAAGGAAAGCGCCTTGACACCCTGTGCGGCTGCGGTGTCGATGATGCGCTTCATGTCATCCATGGAAATTTTCGTGCGTCTGAAGCCTCCGCCGGCGCGGAGTTCGCAGTGGGGACAGGCCGCGTTGCAGGCATTGGTATACTGGATGACTACCTGGCCCGGCATGGTACCGCCCGCAAGAGACAGAATTGTTCTCATGTCCGCAATCCGGGAGAGAAAATCAAACAGTTGCATCACGTCCCCTTACGAAGGGACAGGTGAGAGCGAGGTGGTACGAAACCGTCTGCCCGCTGTGGCCAGCTCGTCCAGTACGGTATCCCAGTTGGCGTTTTCGAGGACGTTGGCGCGGGCGTTGGCGCAGAGTTCACGGTAACGTTCGGGCTGGTGTTCCCAGAGCGCAAGCAGGTCGTTCAGCGTTCGTTCCCATGGTTCCGCACTGGAGTCTTGGACGATGAAGCCGGTCTTGCCATGAACGACAAGCTCCTTGGGGCCGCCACGGTCGGTGACTACCGCCGGAAGCCCGCACGACTGGGCCTCTATGACCACCATGCCGAATGTATCGGTGGTGCTCGGAAAGACGAACACATCGGCGCCGGAATAGAGTTCGGGCAATTCCTCGCGGTTCAGCCTGCCGGTGAAAACGATACACGGCTCATCCGCGGTCAGCCGCCTGAGCTCGTCGAGGTCGGGGCCGTCCCCGGCAATGACGAGATTTAAAGCCGGGTGTATGGCTTTTATGTTCCTGAAAATCGTGATAAGGAATACGAGGTTTTTGTCTTTCGACACACGCCCGGCATACAGCATCGTGAAGCCGCTCCGGATACCGTATTTCCGCGCGAGCGCCTCTTTCGCGCCTGGCCGCGGGGAAAAGATGTCGGTCTCGATACCCCTTTTGAGCACCGTCATTTTCGTCCTGTCGTAACCGCGCTCATCGAGAATGCGCATGTATTCCTTAGAGGGTACCCGTATTTCGTCGCAGTACGAGTAGAATACTTTCAGATAGGTTTCCGTCAGTGATTCGACCGAGGCATCTCCGAAAATCTCACGTACCTGGAGCGTGAAGTCCGTATGGAACACTCCGATACTCAAGGTGTTCGTTATCTTCGAGAGGAGAAGCCCGAACAGGCCTACCGGTCCAGGGGTCGAAAGGTAGATGGCGTCCGGCTCGTACTTGTCGAGGAGCTTAAGACCGTCGAGCAGCGACGGAAACCTCACGGTCAGGTTCTCGTAGTTGGGCAGCGCGGTCTCGTAAAAGTACGGAAGGTTGACGACGTTGGGCGGAAGATCGTCGCCAAGACTGTCGGGCGGCAGCGAGGTTACGATGATGATATCCTTGTCCTTCACCGACGACAGCCACCCGATCTTTCTGACAACCACAGACACACCGTTGAGGTCATTGAGCGTATCCGTGAACCAGAGGATGGAACCCGTTGGAGATGACCCTCGTATGTCGAATTCGGTAAGGAGGGCGTCTACCAGTTTTTTACCATCGGAGAAATGCTTTTGCGTGGAGAAGAAAGGAATAGTGAGGAAAATCCCGGGAAGGGTCAGCGAGATTGTTTTCAGGAGGTCGAAAATATCCCCCTTTGCCAAGCTTTTCTCAAATGAACTAATCAACTGCCTGAAAAATTCGTCGCACACGACAGAAATTTTATCATAGAAAAATTCCAGCTTGGTATCGACTGACTCGTGGTTAGAAATCCCATCGAGCACCTCACGGTAGAGGTCTTCGAAAACCGACATGGAGGCGCTTCTCCGCTTGAATCTGGCGAGCAACCTCAGCGACAGCCGGCTTTTCCGCCTGCCTGCATTCCTGTCGAAGAGTTTTTCCGTAAGCTGTGCGGCCAGCGATTGGGAGAGCCCGATGCTTTTTCTTCGGGAGAACTCGTAAGCGATTTTATAGATAGCGAACGCCAGCGACGTATAATTGCTGTAAATCCCCGCGGAAAGCGAATTCCTGCACACGATGCTTTCGAGGAAATCGCGGACGGTGTGGCCGGGTGCCTGAGTATACGCCCGCGCGATGAAAAGACCGGAGTGGTCGTCGGAACCACCGGTGAATCCCTTGACCCACGGGGTGTCGCTGAAGGGATCGATCCGGTGCTTTGCATGGAGGGTATCGATACGCCGAGGTGTCAGGCTCTTGAGCACATGCTCCAGCGGATAATTGTTCAGCCGGTTCCTGCTGCCATTGAGAACCTCGAACACATCGAACAGGAGAATCAGCTTTTCGATGTGTTCGACCGTGAGCTTCCCGTTGATGGAGTAGGTAGCATGGGCGACGGAATGGGGGAGTTTCCGTTCCCTGAGAAAATCCCGCAGGTCGTAGATATTTGACCGGAGCCTCTGGATGTGAAGGAAAACGTCCTCGTCGATACCGTACACAAGGAGATGAATCTTGCAGTCATCCTCGGGGAAATAGGTGGTCGCCTCCACGCTGACGAAGCAGTCATCCGGATACTTCCCGGCGAGTTCAAGGGCGCCCTCGATGGAGTTGTGATCGGTGATCGTGACAAACCTCATG from bacterium encodes:
- a CDS encoding transcriptional repressor, with protein sequence MVSAEIKFREYLQANGLKYTGSRAMILNAVTALDGHFYVEDLYDNLRRKNAHISRATVYRIIPLLLESHIIQETLDCTGATRYEHAYGRKHHDHLVCIQCGKIIEFSEDRIEKLQDEICRKNMFTAVEHHLSIRGYCGECRKKD
- a CDS encoding radical SAM protein, translated to MQLFDFLSRIADMRTILSLAGGTMPGQVVIQYTNACNAACPHCELRAGGGFRRTKISMDDMKRIIDTAAAQGVKALSFTGGEPLLFSNDIIELLACAGRAGIPYLRTGTNGFLFMHHDSEGWRKRIESLADSLAATSLYTFWISVDSAEPEVHEKMRGLPGVIRGIEKALPIFHERGIYPAVNLGINRHIGGWWDEERFRPRAESDPDWFEEYFTRSFSRFYRSVIDLGFTTANACYPMSIQSGGNGLDAVYGASSADLSVRFSGKEKAALFRALSTVIPAFRRYIRIFTPLSCLHVLRLSFETGVPGGFPCPGGTHYFFIDASGVDTYPCGFRGGENLGKFWELNLAKLARTKSCCRACEWECFRDPAELIGPLLDLTRRPYDLLGRFVRDRAYGRLWLRDIMYQAACGFFNGRRAPDYAALARFRNSG
- a CDS encoding glycosyltransferase, giving the protein MANVDLHVHSKYSNHPAEWFLQRIGASESYTEPEELYATAKRNGMRFVTITDHNSIEGALELAGKYPDDCFVSVEATTYFPEDDCKIHLLVYGIDEDVFLHIQRLRSNIYDLRDFLRERKLPHSVAHATYSINGKLTVEHIEKLILLFDVFEVLNGSRNRLNNYPLEHVLKSLTPRRIDTLHAKHRIDPFSDTPWVKGFTGGSDDHSGLFIARAYTQAPGHTVRDFLESIVCRNSLSAGIYSNYTSLAFAIYKIAYEFSRRKSIGLSQSLAAQLTEKLFDRNAGRRKSRLSLRLLARFKRRSASMSVFEDLYREVLDGISNHESVDTKLEFFYDKISVVCDEFFRQLISSFEKSLAKGDIFDLLKTISLTLPGIFLTIPFFSTQKHFSDGKKLVDALLTEFDIRGSSPTGSILWFTDTLNDLNGVSVVVRKIGWLSSVKDKDIIIVTSLPPDSLGDDLPPNVVNLPYFYETALPNYENLTVRFPSLLDGLKLLDKYEPDAIYLSTPGPVGLFGLLLSKITNTLSIGVFHTDFTLQVREIFGDASVESLTETYLKVFYSYCDEIRVPSKEYMRILDERGYDRTKMTVLKRGIETDIFSPRPGAKEALARKYGIRSGFTMLYAGRVSKDKNLVFLITIFRNIKAIHPALNLVIAGDGPDLDELRRLTADEPCIVFTGRLNREELPELYSGADVFVFPSTTDTFGMVVIEAQSCGLPAVVTDRGGPKELVVHGKTGFIVQDSSAEPWERTLNDLLALWEHQPERYRELCANARANVLENANWDTVLDELATAGRRFRTTSLSPVPS